From the genome of Mugil cephalus isolate CIBA_MC_2020 chromosome 2, CIBA_Mcephalus_1.1, whole genome shotgun sequence, one region includes:
- the LOC125004641 gene encoding nuclear transcription factor Y subunit alpha-like — MSCIFLQLSRRRFKSLSAKSLFDQVTRYGANHNHGHDHSNFRTNDNDNDNDSDDICDNNSSNYSNGYEGSYDNNQNNYNNRKDNHWTYQQQQQPNISLQIHSVFYASVLCSCLRT; from the exons ATGAGCTGCATCTTTCTACAGTTGAGTCGCCGGCGTTTCAAAAGCTTGTCGGCAAAATCCCTGTTCGATCAagtgacaag ATACGGAGCCAACCACAACCATGGCCACGACCACAGCAACTTCAGAACCAacgacaatgacaatgacaacgACTCCGATGACATCTgcgacaacaacagcagcaactacagcaacGGCTACGAAGGCAGCTACGACAACAACCagaacaactacaacaaccgcAAAGACAACCACTGGACCtaccaacagcaacagcagcctaACATCAGCTTACAGATCCATAGTGTGTTTTATGCTTCTGTTCTCTGCTCTTGTTTAAGAACATAA
- the LOC125004640 gene encoding intercellular adhesion molecule 1-like isoform X2, giving the protein MFVCVFLLAVLHVHHVSSCDYNCTDKPVFTPSSLVVKYGDPTSATCVACNKSCQYTGLVKPQGVVTKNGTTLVWTVDRITEWDLTPTCFYNTDDDKQCCTDLNVTVYQPPEHVSISFVHHTGPMVEGHQYQLQCTVENVAPVKHLVVTFYRGETVLDQPQSKSSEPYKPVTETFTLNINASKEDNGAQFWCEAKLELGPEGPQPPPVVKSENIAATVNYTEPTSAATTMMTSTNSLTSLYRSTVCFMLLFSAIF; this is encoded by the exons ATGTTTGTCTGCGTTTTTCTCTTGGCTGTTCTGcatgtccaccatgtgtccagcTGTG attacAACTGTACAGATAAACCTGTGTTCACTCCATCCAGTCTGGTAGTGAAGTATGGAGACCCGACCTCTGCTACATGTGTTGCTTGTAATAAATCCTGCCAGTACACTGGTTTGGTAAAACCTCAGGGAGTGGTAACAAAAAATGGAACTACGTTGGTGTGGACCGTTGACAGAATAACTGAATGGGACTTAACTCCGACGTGTTTTTACAACACTGATGATGACAAACAGTGTTGTACTGACCTGAATGTAACTGTCTACC AGCCTCCAGAACATGTGTCCATCAGCTTTGTCCATCACACTGGGCCGATGGTTGAGGGTCATCAGTACCAGCTGCAGTGTACCGTGGAGAACGTAGCTCCTGTTAAACACCTTGTTGTGACCTTCTACAGAGGAGAGACAGTCCTGGATCAACCTCAGTCTAAAAGTAGTGAACCCTATAAACCAGTGACTGAAACCTTCACTCTGAACATCAACGCTAGTAAAGAAGATAATGGAGCTCAGTTCTGGTGTGAAGCCAAACTAGAACTGGGACCTGAAGGACCACAACCCCCTCCAGTGGTGAAATCAGAAAACATCGCTGCTACTGTCAACT ATACGGAGCCAACCTCAGCAGCAACGACTATGATGACATCTACCAACAGCCTAACATCACTTTACAGATCCACAGTGTGTTTTATGCTTCTGTTCTCTGCTATTTTTTAA
- the LOC125003453 gene encoding vascular cell adhesion protein 1-like, translated as MFVCVFLLAVLHVHHVSSCETPEHVSISFVHHTGPMVEGHQYQLQCTVENVAPAKHLVVTFYRGETVLDQPQSKSSEPYKPVTETFTLNINVSKEDNGAQFWCEAKLELGPEGPQPPPVVKSENITATVNYTEPTTTTATTTATSEPTTMTMTTTPMTSATTTAATTATATKAATTTTRTTTTTAKTTTGPTNSNSSLTSAYRSILHTLWDNGVPSVPPRAANKDYNCTDKPVFTPSSLVVKYGDPTSATCVACNNSCQHPGLVNPQGKKTKNGTTLVWTVDRITEWDSTISCFYNTADKQCCTDLNVTVYQPPEHVSISFVHHTGPMVEGHQYQLQCTVENVAPVKHLVVTFYRGETVLDQLQNKSSEPYKPVTETFTLNINASEEDNGAQFWCEAKLELGPEGPQPPPVVTSEIITATVNYTEPTSAATTMTTSTNSLTSLYRSTVCFMLLFSALV; from the exons ATGTTTGTCTGCGTTTTTCTCTTGGCTGTTCTGcatgtccaccatgtgtccagcTGTG AGACTCCAGAACATGTGTCCATCAGCTTTGTCCATCACACTGGGCCGATGGTTGAGGGTCATCAGTACCAGCTGCAGTGTACCGTGGAGAACGTAGCTCCTGCTAAACACCTTGTTGTGACTTTCTACAGAGGAGAGACAGTCCTGGATCAACCTCAGTCTAAAAGTAGTGAACCCTATAAACCAGTGACTGAAACCTTCACTCTGAACATCAACGTTAGTAAAGAAGATAATGGAGCTCAGTTCTGGTGTGAAGCCAAACTAGAACTGGGACCTGAAGGACCACAACCCCCTCCAGTGGTGAAATCAGAAAACATCACTGCTACAGTCAACT ATACGGAGCCAACCACAACCACGGCCACGACCACAGCAACTTCAGAACCAACGACGATGACAATGACAACGACTCCGATGACATCTGCGACAACAACCGCAGCAACTACAGCAACGGCTACGAAGGCAGCTACGACAACAACCagaacaactacaacaaccgcAAAGACAACCACTGGACCtaccaacagcaacagcagcctaACATCAGCTTACAGATCCATACTCCACACTCTCTGG GACAATGGAGTCCCCAGTGTTCCTCCTAGGGCTGCCAACAAGG attacAACTGTACAGATAAACCTGTGTTCACTCCATCCAGTCTGGTAGTGAAGTATGGAGACCCGACCTCTGCTACATGTGTTGCTTGTAATAACTCCTGCCAGCACCCTGGTTTGGTAAATCCtcagggaaagaaaacaaaaaatggaacTACGTTGGTGTGGACCGTTGACAGAATAACTGAATGGGACTCAACCATCTCATGTTTTTACAACACTGCTGATAAACAGTGTTGTACTGACCTGAATGTAACTGTCTACC AGCCTCCAGAACATGTGTCCATCAGCTTTGTCCATCACACTGGGCCGATGGTTGAGGGTCATCAGTACCAGCTGCAGTGTACCGTGGAGAACGTAGCTCCTGTTAAACACCTTGTTGTGACCTTCTACAGAGGAGAGACAGTCCTGGATCAACTTCAGAATAAAAGTAGTGAACCCTATAAACCAGTGACTGAAACCTTCACTCTGAACATCAACGCTAGTGAAGAAGATAATGGAGCTCAGTTCTGGTGTGAAGCCAAACTAGAACTGGGACCTGAAGGACCACAACCCCCTCCAGTGGTAACATCAGAAATCATCACGGCTACAGTCAACT ATACGGAGCCAACCTCAGCAGCAACGACTATGACGACATCTACCAACAGCCTAACATCACTTTACAGATCCACAGTGTGTTTTATGCTTCTGTTCTCTGCTCTTGTTTAA